A portion of the Achromobacter sp. MFA1 R4 genome contains these proteins:
- the aceA gene encoding isocitrate lyase: MSNRETEIRNLQKDWAENSRWQGIKRDYSAEDVIRLRGSISVEHTLARRGATRLWDLLHSEPFVNSLGALTGNQAMQQVKAGLKAIYLSGWQVAGDANLAGEMYPDQSLYPANSVPQVVRRINNSLTRCDQIQWMEGKNPGDEGYIDFFAPIVADAEAGFGGVLNAYELMKAMIEAGASGVHFEDQLASVKKCGHMGGKVLVPTREAVSKLVSARLAADTMGTPTVLLARTDADAADLVTSDVDENDRPFITGERTVEGFFRTRAGIDQAISRGLAYAPYADLIWCETSTPNLEYARKFADAIHRQFPGKLLAYNCSPSFNWKKNLDDGTIAKFQRELGAMGYKFQFITLAGFHALNYGMFELAHGYARRQMSAFVELQQKEFAAAEMGFTAVKHQREVGTGYFDAVTQTIEGGKSSTTALTGSTEEAQFEHGKSQKAA, encoded by the coding sequence ATGAGCAATCGCGAAACCGAAATCCGCAACCTGCAAAAAGACTGGGCTGAAAACAGCCGGTGGCAAGGCATCAAGCGCGACTACAGCGCCGAAGACGTCATCCGCCTGCGCGGCTCGATCAGCGTCGAACACACGCTGGCCCGCCGCGGCGCCACCCGCCTCTGGGATTTGCTGCACAGCGAACCGTTCGTGAACTCGCTGGGCGCCCTGACCGGCAACCAGGCCATGCAGCAGGTCAAGGCTGGCCTGAAGGCCATCTACCTGTCCGGTTGGCAGGTCGCCGGTGACGCCAACCTGGCCGGTGAAATGTATCCCGACCAGTCGCTCTATCCCGCCAACTCCGTGCCCCAGGTGGTTCGCCGCATCAACAATTCGCTGACGCGCTGCGACCAGATCCAGTGGATGGAAGGCAAGAACCCCGGCGACGAAGGCTACATCGACTTCTTCGCGCCCATCGTGGCGGACGCCGAAGCCGGTTTTGGCGGCGTGCTCAATGCCTATGAACTGATGAAGGCCATGATCGAGGCCGGCGCCTCGGGCGTGCACTTCGAAGACCAGCTTGCGTCCGTGAAGAAGTGCGGCCACATGGGCGGCAAGGTGCTGGTTCCGACCCGCGAAGCTGTGTCCAAGCTGGTGTCGGCCCGTCTGGCCGCCGACACGATGGGCACGCCGACCGTGCTGCTGGCGCGCACCGACGCCGACGCGGCCGACCTGGTGACCAGCGACGTCGACGAAAACGACCGTCCGTTCATCACCGGCGAGCGCACCGTGGAAGGCTTCTTCCGCACCCGCGCCGGCATCGACCAGGCCATCTCGCGCGGACTGGCCTACGCGCCGTACGCCGACCTGATCTGGTGCGAAACCTCCACGCCCAACCTGGAATACGCCCGCAAGTTCGCGGACGCCATCCATCGCCAGTTCCCGGGCAAGCTGCTGGCCTACAACTGCTCGCCGTCCTTCAACTGGAAGAAGAACCTGGACGACGGCACCATCGCCAAGTTCCAGCGCGAGCTGGGCGCCATGGGGTACAAGTTCCAGTTCATCACGCTGGCCGGTTTCCACGCGCTGAACTACGGCATGTTCGAGCTGGCCCACGGCTACGCCCGCCGCCAGATGAGCGCTTTCGTGGAACTGCAGCAGAAGGAATTCGCCGCCGCCGAAATGGGCTTCACCGCCGTGAAGCACCAGCGCGAAGTGGGCACGGGCTACTTCGACGCCGTGACCCAGACGATCGAAGGCGGCAAGTCGTCCACGACCGCTCTGACCGGCTCGACGGAAGAAGCGCAGTTCGAACACGGCAAGTCGCAGAAGGCGGCGTAA
- a CDS encoding LysR family transcriptional regulator, with amino-acid sequence MPLDNLSHLAAFSAVARLASFRKAGEELSLSTSAVSYAIRNLEERLGVNLFNRTTRSVALTDAGQRLAERLQPVLHDLGDALDEMNHFRGAAAGTLRINTSRAASYLLLMPMAARFLAAYPDIRLEIGEDDSFVDIVGSGYDAGVRLLEAVPEDMVAVPIGPPLRSVVVASPGYLQGREPPQHPADLMRHECIRYRFPSGRYFKWEFTKDGETLEFDFPGRIALSDVHAEVRAATDGIGIGYVPENYVTAQLAAGTLVRLLDDWCQTIPGFMLYYPKQRRVSSALRAFIDMARQ; translated from the coding sequence ATGCCGCTCGACAACCTGTCCCACCTGGCCGCCTTCTCGGCCGTTGCCCGGCTCGCCAGCTTTCGCAAGGCCGGCGAGGAACTGAGCCTGTCCACGTCGGCGGTCAGCTACGCCATCCGCAACCTGGAAGAACGTCTGGGCGTGAACCTGTTCAACCGGACGACGCGCAGCGTGGCGCTGACCGACGCCGGCCAGCGCCTGGCCGAACGTCTGCAGCCCGTGCTGCATGACCTGGGCGATGCGCTGGACGAAATGAACCACTTCCGCGGCGCGGCCGCCGGCACGCTGCGCATCAATACCTCGCGCGCGGCCTCGTACCTGCTGCTGATGCCCATGGCGGCGCGATTCCTCGCGGCTTATCCGGACATCCGCCTGGAAATCGGCGAAGACGACAGCTTCGTCGATATCGTGGGATCGGGCTATGACGCGGGCGTGCGGCTGCTGGAAGCGGTGCCCGAGGACATGGTGGCGGTGCCCATCGGCCCGCCGCTGCGTTCGGTGGTGGTGGCCTCGCCCGGCTACCTGCAAGGGCGCGAACCGCCGCAGCATCCCGCCGACCTGATGCGTCACGAATGCATCCGCTACCGCTTTCCCAGCGGCCGCTATTTCAAGTGGGAGTTCACGAAGGACGGCGAGACGCTGGAATTCGACTTCCCCGGGCGCATCGCCCTGAGCGACGTCCACGCCGAGGTGCGCGCCGCCACCGACGGCATCGGCATCGGCTACGTGCCGGAGAACTACGTGACCGCCCAGCTTGCGGCGGGCACGCTGGTGCGGCTGCTGGACGACTGGTGCCAGACGATCCCCGGCTTCATGCTGTATTACCCGAAGCAGCGCAGGGTGTCGTCGGCGCTGCGGGCGTTCATCGACATGGCGCGGCAGTGA
- the ccoO gene encoding cytochrome-c oxidase, cbb3-type subunit II, which translates to MANKNHGFFSHQTLEKNIGWMIIASILVVSFAGLVQIIPLFFQHSTTQAAPGVEPYSPLRLMGRDVYIREGCVGCHSQQVRTLAAEVQRYGSYSVAAESVFDHPFLWGSKRTGPDLARVGERYSDDWHRIHLRDPRKVVPESNMPAYPWLEKTVLTGQNVDQRMRALRALGVPYTDEEIAAAPKAIEGKTEEDALVAYLQGLGVGVRKAQLAKQAEEAKKAEEAKKAQQSAVQPAAQAATGG; encoded by the coding sequence ATGGCCAACAAGAATCATGGCTTCTTTTCCCACCAGACCCTCGAGAAGAACATCGGCTGGATGATCATCGCCAGCATCCTGGTGGTCTCCTTCGCGGGCCTGGTCCAGATCATCCCGCTGTTCTTCCAGCACAGCACCACCCAGGCCGCGCCGGGCGTCGAACCCTACAGCCCGCTGCGGCTGATGGGCCGCGACGTCTACATCCGCGAGGGCTGCGTGGGCTGTCATTCGCAGCAGGTGCGTACGCTGGCTGCGGAAGTCCAGCGCTACGGGTCGTACTCGGTCGCCGCGGAATCGGTCTTCGATCACCCCTTCCTGTGGGGCTCCAAGCGTACCGGTCCCGACCTGGCGCGGGTGGGCGAGCGCTATTCCGATGACTGGCACCGCATCCACCTGCGCGATCCGCGCAAGGTGGTGCCGGAATCCAACATGCCCGCCTATCCCTGGCTGGAAAAGACGGTCCTCACGGGCCAGAACGTGGACCAGCGCATGCGCGCCCTGCGCGCCCTGGGCGTGCCGTACACCGACGAGGAAATCGCCGCGGCGCCCAAGGCCATCGAGGGCAAGACGGAAGAAGACGCGCTCGTGGCCTACCTGCAAGGGCTGGGCGTGGGTGTGCGCAAGGCGCAGCTTGCCAAGCAGGCCGAAGAGGCCAAGAAGGCCGAAGAAGCCAAGAAGGCCCAGCAGTCCGCCGTGCAGCCTGCCGCGCAAGCGGCCACGGGAGGCTGA
- a CDS encoding type II toxin-antitoxin system ParD family antitoxin, giving the protein MGTMNISLPDSLKSFVDEQVTERGYSTSSEYVRELIRKDQDRLQLRGLLLAGASSEQAAPVDTAYFAGLRARASKNSGPDSQA; this is encoded by the coding sequence ATGGGCACCATGAACATTTCTTTGCCGGACTCGCTGAAATCCTTCGTTGACGAACAGGTCACCGAGCGGGGCTACAGCACGAGCAGCGAGTACGTCCGCGAACTCATCCGCAAGGACCAGGATCGGCTCCAGCTCCGAGGGCTGCTGCTGGCGGGCGCCTCGTCCGAACAGGCTGCCCCGGTCGACACCGCTTATTTCGCCGGCCTGCGAGCCCGCGCCAGTAAGAATTCGGGCCCCGACTCCCAAGCGTGA
- a CDS encoding NAD(P)-dependent alcohol dehydrogenase has protein sequence MIQAQGYAAHSADTPLVPFSFTRREPGDDDVLIDILYSGICHSDLHQARGDWGNSMYPMVPGHEIVGRIAQVGKNVSRFKVGDYAGVGCMVDSCRHCKACRLNLEQYCEEGATLTYNDKARGSDQLTFGGYSDRIVVREHFAVKVSDTLDLKAVAPLLCAGITTYSPLRHWKVGPGMKVGVIGLGGLGHMGVKFAHAMGAHVVMITTSADKARDAKRLGADEVLVSRDADAMAAHANSFDFLLNTVPVSHDVNPYMALLALDGTMALVGALTPLDPIPGANLIMGRKSLAGSAIGGMAETQEMMDFCAEHGIVSDVEIVPIQAVNEAYERLVKNDVKYRFVIDMATLKDTRAAA, from the coding sequence ATGATCCAAGCCCAAGGCTACGCCGCCCACAGTGCCGACACTCCCCTGGTCCCCTTCAGTTTCACCCGCCGCGAACCGGGCGATGACGATGTGCTGATCGACATCCTGTACAGCGGCATCTGCCATTCGGACCTGCACCAGGCGCGCGGCGACTGGGGCAATTCCATGTACCCCATGGTGCCCGGCCACGAGATCGTCGGCCGCATCGCGCAGGTCGGCAAGAACGTCTCCCGGTTCAAGGTGGGCGATTACGCCGGCGTGGGCTGCATGGTCGACTCGTGCCGCCACTGCAAGGCCTGCCGCCTGAACCTGGAGCAGTACTGCGAGGAAGGCGCTACCCTGACCTACAACGACAAAGCGCGCGGCAGCGACCAGCTCACCTTTGGCGGCTATTCCGACCGGATCGTGGTGCGCGAGCATTTCGCCGTGAAGGTGTCCGACACCCTGGACCTCAAGGCCGTGGCGCCGCTGCTGTGCGCCGGCATCACCACGTATTCGCCGCTGCGCCACTGGAAGGTCGGCCCCGGCATGAAAGTCGGCGTCATCGGGCTGGGCGGCCTGGGCCACATGGGCGTGAAGTTCGCGCACGCCATGGGCGCGCACGTCGTGATGATCACCACCTCCGCCGACAAGGCGCGCGACGCGAAACGCCTGGGCGCGGACGAGGTGCTGGTCTCGCGCGACGCCGACGCCATGGCGGCCCACGCCAACTCCTTCGACTTCCTGTTGAACACCGTCCCCGTCAGCCACGACGTCAATCCCTACATGGCGCTGCTTGCGCTGGACGGCACCATGGCGCTGGTGGGCGCGCTGACGCCGCTGGATCCGATCCCTGGCGCCAACCTGATCATGGGCCGCAAATCGCTGGCCGGCTCGGCGATCGGCGGCATGGCGGAAACGCAGGAGATGATGGATTTCTGCGCCGAGCACGGCATCGTCAGCGACGTGGAGATCGTGCCGATCCAGGCCGTCAACGAGGCCTACGAGCGCCTGGTGAAAAACGACGTGAAGTACCGCTTCGTGATCGACATGGCGACCCTGAAGGACACGCGCGCCGCGGCGTAG
- the ccoP gene encoding cytochrome-c oxidase, cbb3-type subunit III, whose translation MSDFVNSFWGYFIAIVAVGGVVWCVWLLYTQRRWLSATPANGQVEDTGHVWDGDLTELNNPVPTWWTWMYLLACVFALGYLFLMPGLGAYQGKLGFSSAQEVAQQQAKMAEAVRPIYARFETMSVPQIAQDPGAREIGQRLFLNTCAQCHGSDAKGGPSFPNLADGDWLHGGSPETIMQTIKEGRHGVMPPWKDSIDPKMAGDIAQYVRSLSGLTADPVRVFRGKREFANFCVACHGVDGKGNQLMGAPNLTDDVWLYGSSEATIVKTILEGRDNRMPAHEHVLTPEQIKILTAWVWGLSNKAEPQKQAAAAPADAGAAQQ comes from the coding sequence ATGAGCGATTTCGTCAATAGCTTCTGGGGGTATTTCATCGCGATCGTCGCGGTGGGCGGGGTGGTGTGGTGCGTGTGGCTGCTGTACACGCAGCGCCGCTGGCTCAGCGCGACGCCGGCCAACGGCCAGGTCGAGGACACCGGCCACGTCTGGGACGGCGACCTGACCGAGCTCAACAATCCGGTCCCCACCTGGTGGACCTGGATGTACCTGCTGGCCTGCGTGTTCGCGCTGGGCTATCTGTTCCTGATGCCTGGGCTGGGCGCCTACCAGGGCAAGCTGGGCTTCAGCAGCGCGCAGGAAGTGGCGCAGCAACAGGCCAAGATGGCCGAAGCCGTTCGCCCCATCTATGCGCGCTTCGAGACCATGTCGGTCCCGCAGATCGCGCAGGATCCGGGCGCGCGAGAAATCGGCCAGCGCCTCTTCCTGAACACCTGCGCACAGTGCCACGGTTCCGATGCCAAGGGCGGCCCCAGCTTTCCCAACCTGGCGGACGGCGATTGGCTGCATGGCGGTTCGCCCGAAACCATCATGCAGACCATCAAGGAAGGACGCCATGGCGTGATGCCGCCCTGGAAGGACTCGATCGATCCCAAGATGGCCGGCGACATCGCGCAATACGTGCGCTCGCTGTCGGGCCTGACGGCCGATCCGGTGCGCGTGTTCCGCGGCAAGCGCGAGTTCGCCAACTTCTGCGTGGCCTGTCACGGTGTCGATGGCAAGGGCAATCAGCTCATGGGCGCGCCCAACCTGACGGACGACGTCTGGCTGTATGGCAGTTCGGAGGCGACCATCGTCAAGACCATTCTCGAAGGCCGCGACAACCGCATGCCGGCGCACGAACACGTCCTGACGCCGGAGCAGATCAAGATCCTGACGGCCTGGGTCTGGGGGCTTTCCAACAAGGCCGAGCCGCAGAAGCAGGCCGCCGCGGCGCCCGCCGACGCCGGCGCCGCCCAGCAGTGA
- a CDS encoding type II toxin-antitoxin system RelE/ParE family toxin: protein MKAKPVIPRVQANADIDTAIAYYLSTASEQITLGFIDALERAYLHLARHPATGSIRYALELNLPGLRSWPLTRYPYLVFYVEHQDHIDVWRILHQQRDIPAWLEGPGAV, encoded by the coding sequence GTGAAGGCCAAACCCGTCATCCCGCGTGTGCAGGCGAACGCGGATATCGACACCGCGATAGCGTATTACCTGAGCACGGCGTCCGAGCAGATTACGCTCGGGTTCATCGATGCCCTGGAACGGGCGTACCTGCATCTGGCCCGCCACCCCGCGACAGGATCCATCCGATACGCGCTGGAACTGAACCTGCCCGGCCTGCGCTCCTGGCCGTTGACTCGCTACCCCTATCTGGTCTTCTACGTGGAACACCAGGACCATATCGATGTCTGGCGCATCCTCCATCAGCAACGGGACATCCCCGCGTGGCTGGAAGGCCCCGGCGCGGTGTAA
- the queF gene encoding NADPH-dependent 7-cyano-7-deazaguanine reductase QueF (Catalyzes the NADPH-dependent reduction of 7-cyano-7-deazaguanine (preQ0) to 7-aminomethyl-7-deazaguanine (preQ1) in queuosine biosynthesis), translated as MTLSHGPLGQSVAYASQYDPSLLFPIARAHNRAALNLRDDNLPFKGVDLWNAYELSWLDAKGKPRVAMATFSVPADSPNIIESKSFKLYLNSFNQTRLVNSAALRGRLERDLSAAAGAPVGLDFFLPQRFAELQMGEMDGIYIDKLDIEIDTYEPAPELLRTRPGDVVEETLASRLLKSNCPVTGQPDWATVQIRYRGAPIDRESLLRYVVSFRQHAEFHEHCVERIFSDIMQACGPEQLTVYARYTRRGGLDINPWRSNFEAAPPADRRTVRQ; from the coding sequence ATGACCCTGTCTCACGGCCCGCTCGGGCAGAGCGTGGCCTATGCCTCGCAATACGATCCCTCGCTGCTTTTTCCCATCGCGCGCGCGCACAATCGCGCGGCGCTGAATCTGCGCGACGACAACCTGCCCTTCAAGGGCGTGGATCTGTGGAACGCCTATGAGCTGTCGTGGCTGGACGCCAAGGGCAAACCGCGCGTCGCCATGGCGACGTTCTCGGTGCCGGCCGACAGCCCCAACATCATCGAATCCAAGTCGTTCAAGCTGTATTTGAATTCGTTCAACCAGACCCGCCTGGTGAATTCGGCCGCCCTGCGCGGCCGGCTGGAACGCGACCTGAGCGCGGCCGCCGGCGCGCCGGTCGGGCTGGACTTCTTCCTGCCGCAGCGCTTTGCCGAGTTGCAGATGGGCGAGATGGACGGCATCTATATCGACAAGCTGGATATCGAGATCGACACCTACGAGCCCGCGCCCGAGCTGCTGCGCACCCGGCCGGGCGACGTGGTCGAGGAGACGCTGGCCTCGCGGCTGCTGAAATCGAACTGTCCCGTGACCGGCCAGCCCGACTGGGCCACGGTCCAGATCCGCTACCGCGGCGCCCCGATCGACCGCGAATCGCTGCTGCGGTACGTGGTGTCGTTCCGCCAGCACGCCGAATTCCACGAGCACTGCGTCGAACGCATCTTCAGCGACATCATGCAGGCCTGCGGGCCCGAGCAGCTGACGGTGTATGCGCGCTATACGCGCCGAGGCGGGCTGGACATCAACCCGTGGCGCAGCAATTTCGAGGCCGCGCCGCCGGCGGACAGGCGCACCGTCCGCCAGTAA
- a CDS encoding cytochrome oxidase translates to MVAYLSAIITAISMATFFGIVWWACSRGRQGANRESAMLPFALPDEFGQAQQDGANRS, encoded by the coding sequence ATGGTCGCCTACCTGAGCGCAATCATCACCGCCATCTCGATGGCAACCTTTTTCGGCATTGTCTGGTGGGCCTGCTCGCGCGGCCGCCAGGGCGCCAACCGCGAATCGGCCATGCTGCCGTTCGCACTGCCCGATGAATTCGGTCAGGCACAACAAGATGGAGCGAATCGGTCATGA
- a CDS encoding cytochrome-c peroxidase: protein MRKQSMLLAAGIVMALWAGQAWSASQEPIQPIQPAVVKNPGKVELGKKLFFDPRLSRSGAISCNSCHNLAMGGSDNLKASIGHKWQQGGINSPTVLNASLNIAQFWDGRAKDLREQAGGPIENPMEMASSHELAVQVLNSIPGYRAEFKQVFGKDQITIGEVTSALAAFEETLVTPNSRFDQWLKGDEKALTVREAAGYALFKNSGCVACHNGVAVGGNSFQKMGLVTPYVTENKAEGRAAVTGKDADRFNFKVPTLRNVALTYPYFHDGEAATLTQAVDVMGRLQLGRTFTPEENGQIVAFLKTLTGDQPVIQYPVLPPSEDGTPRPEPFLK from the coding sequence CCATCCAGCCGATCCAACCGGCCGTGGTCAAGAACCCGGGCAAGGTCGAACTGGGCAAGAAGCTCTTTTTCGATCCCCGCCTGTCCCGTTCCGGCGCGATCTCCTGTAATTCCTGCCACAACCTCGCCATGGGCGGCTCTGACAACCTGAAGGCGTCCATCGGCCATAAATGGCAGCAGGGCGGCATCAACTCGCCGACCGTGCTCAATGCCAGCCTGAACATCGCCCAGTTCTGGGACGGCCGCGCCAAGGACCTGCGCGAGCAGGCGGGCGGCCCGATCGAGAACCCGATGGAAATGGCCTCGTCGCACGAACTGGCGGTGCAAGTGCTCAACTCCATCCCGGGCTATCGCGCCGAGTTCAAGCAGGTCTTCGGCAAGGACCAGATCACCATCGGCGAGGTGACCAGCGCGCTGGCCGCCTTCGAGGAGACGCTGGTCACGCCGAACTCGCGCTTCGACCAGTGGCTCAAGGGCGACGAGAAGGCGCTGACCGTGCGCGAAGCGGCCGGCTACGCGCTCTTCAAGAACAGCGGCTGCGTGGCCTGCCATAACGGCGTGGCGGTGGGCGGCAACTCGTTCCAGAAGATGGGCCTCGTCACGCCCTACGTCACCGAGAACAAGGCCGAAGGCCGCGCCGCGGTCACGGGCAAGGACGCGGACCGCTTCAACTTCAAGGTGCCGACGCTGCGCAACGTCGCCTTGACCTACCCGTACTTCCACGACGGCGAAGCCGCGACGCTGACGCAGGCCGTGGACGTGATGGGCCGCCTGCAACTGGGCCGCACGTTCACGCCCGAAGAGAACGGCCAGATCGTGGCCTTCCTGAAGACCCTCACGGGCGACCAGCCGGTCATCCAATACCCCGTGCTGCCGCCGTCCGAAGACGGCACCCCGCGGCCCGAGCCGTTCCTCAAGTAG
- the ccoN gene encoding cytochrome-c oxidase, cbb3-type subunit I: MNDCAAIASKSDTFNYKVVRQFALMTVVWGIVGMAVGVFLAAQLIWPQLNFDTAWLSYGRLRPLHTNAVIFAFGGSALFATSYYVVQRTCQARLFCDKLAAFTFWGWQAVIVAAAITLPMGFTSSKEYAELEWPIDILITLVWVAYAIVFFGTIIKRRSKHIYVANWFFGSYILTIAILHIFNNIEMPVTLWKSYSAYAGVQDAMVQWWYGHNAVGFFLTTSFLGMMYYFVPKQAGRPIYSYRLSIVHFWALAFTYMWAGPHHLLYTSLPDWTQSLGMTFSLILLAPSWGGMINGIMTLQGAWYKLRTDPILKFMVTALSFYGMSTFEGSMMSIRTVNSLSHYTDWTIGHVHSGALGWVAMISFGSLYYLIPRLYGREKMYSVKAIELHFWIATIGVVLYIAAMWIAGVQQGLMWRDTAPDGTLVYSFVEELKTRVPYYLIRLLGGTLFLCGVFVMAWNVWKTVRGAQSVNPAIPQDEPQAARAPVPATAVPATA, from the coding sequence ATGAACGATTGCGCCGCAATCGCAAGCAAGTCCGATACCTTCAACTACAAGGTCGTGAGGCAGTTCGCGCTCATGACGGTAGTCTGGGGCATAGTCGGCATGGCTGTGGGCGTGTTTCTGGCCGCGCAGCTTATTTGGCCTCAGTTGAATTTCGACACCGCATGGCTCAGCTACGGCCGCCTGCGCCCGCTGCACACCAACGCCGTGATCTTCGCCTTCGGCGGCAGCGCACTTTTCGCGACGTCGTACTACGTCGTGCAGCGCACCTGTCAGGCGCGCCTGTTCTGCGACAAGCTCGCCGCCTTCACGTTCTGGGGCTGGCAGGCCGTCATCGTCGCAGCCGCGATCACCTTGCCCATGGGCTTTACCAGCAGCAAGGAATACGCCGAACTCGAATGGCCCATCGACATCCTGATCACCCTGGTCTGGGTCGCCTACGCCATCGTGTTCTTCGGCACGATCATCAAGCGCCGGTCCAAGCACATCTACGTGGCCAACTGGTTCTTCGGCTCGTACATCCTCACCATCGCCATCCTGCACATCTTCAACAACATCGAGATGCCGGTGACGCTGTGGAAGTCCTACTCCGCGTACGCGGGCGTGCAGGACGCCATGGTGCAATGGTGGTACGGCCACAATGCGGTGGGCTTCTTCCTGACGACCAGCTTCCTGGGCATGATGTATTACTTCGTGCCCAAGCAGGCCGGCCGCCCCATCTACTCGTACCGCCTGTCCATCGTCCACTTCTGGGCGCTGGCCTTCACGTACATGTGGGCGGGTCCGCACCACCTGCTGTACACGTCGCTGCCTGACTGGACCCAGTCGCTGGGCATGACGTTCTCGCTGATCCTGCTGGCGCCGTCGTGGGGCGGCATGATCAACGGCATCATGACCTTGCAGGGCGCCTGGTACAAGCTGCGCACCGATCCCATCCTGAAGTTCATGGTCACGGCGCTGTCGTTCTACGGCATGTCCACCTTCGAAGGCTCGATGATGTCGATCCGCACGGTGAACTCGCTGTCGCACTACACGGACTGGACCATCGGCCACGTGCACTCCGGCGCGCTGGGCTGGGTCGCCATGATCTCCTTCGGCTCGCTCTACTACCTGATCCCGCGCCTGTACGGCCGCGAAAAGATGTACAGCGTCAAGGCCATCGAACTGCACTTCTGGATCGCGACCATCGGCGTGGTGCTGTACATCGCCGCCATGTGGATCGCCGGCGTGCAGCAGGGCCTGATGTGGCGCGACACGGCCCCGGACGGCACCCTGGTCTACAGCTTCGTCGAGGAACTGAAGACGCGCGTTCCGTACTACCTGATCCGTTTGCTGGGTGGAACCCTGTTCTTGTGCGGTGTGTTCGTCATGGCCTGGAACGTGTGGAAGACGGTGCGCGGCGCGCAGTCGGTCAACCCCGCCATTCCGCAAGACGAACCCCAAGCCGCGCGTGCGCCGGTTCCCGCGACCGCCGTGCCGGCCACTGCCTGA
- the ccoS gene encoding cbb3-type cytochrome oxidase assembly protein CcoS, translating to MTILYLLLPLSLLFVLAIGVSLWWAVFNGQYDDTEDAGTAILRDDDSAAAGRR from the coding sequence GTGACCATTCTTTATCTGCTCCTGCCGCTGTCGCTGCTCTTCGTGCTGGCGATCGGCGTGTCGCTGTGGTGGGCGGTCTTCAACGGCCAGTACGACGATACCGAGGATGCCGGCACGGCCATCCTGCGCGACGACGACAGCGCCGCCGCGGGCCGCCGCTGA